From Citricoccus sp. SGAir0253, a single genomic window includes:
- a CDS encoding cytosine permease, with protein sequence MSAPASSQDHDAIEEVLQPIPESHRTRKLSGQFWIWAGANVAPINWILGALGIQLGLGLADTLIVLVAGNVIGMLGFGFFVLLGQRTGATGMLLARGAFGRRGAYLPAAIQATIAIGWSAVNTWVILDLIMAMFGTIGWVDPTQPNMAWKIGTAAVIMAIQVAICYRGYGAISKFERLTMPPTILVLVAMSVVAWTQLDIDWSYVGPPGAVLEGMPRIAAMSSIMTAIGIGWGIGWFTYAPDYSRFVSRSVPPVKLYLVSVLGQFIPVVWLGVLGASLATRNGSADPGELIVSSFGVLAVPVILLVIHGPIATNIINLYTFGVAVQALDINVSRKKISIIVGCLSMSAVIAFLFASDFAHLLHNWIIAIAAWVATWGGIMAVHYFVFERRHRDFSYLFHAPRNTMLKAVNPAAMIAFAGGIVMTWMCMYGSFPALQGPIATAVGGIDFSWLAGTVTAAGLYFVLGLRRFRDRIDAGVPLGLKPTVSDEEAALRQAVDGPLEDAPAVPAAPAALAAEAPLVAVADAGPGAGAGGAPGVEDQAAPSRATTPLP encoded by the coding sequence ATGAGTGCACCCGCCTCATCGCAGGACCACGATGCGATCGAAGAGGTCCTCCAGCCGATCCCGGAGTCGCACCGGACGCGCAAGCTCTCCGGGCAGTTCTGGATCTGGGCCGGCGCGAACGTCGCCCCCATCAACTGGATCCTCGGCGCCCTCGGCATCCAGCTCGGCCTGGGCCTGGCCGACACCCTCATCGTCCTGGTCGCCGGCAACGTGATCGGCATGCTCGGCTTCGGCTTCTTCGTCCTGCTCGGCCAGCGCACCGGCGCCACCGGCATGCTGCTCGCCCGCGGCGCCTTCGGCCGCCGCGGCGCCTACCTCCCCGCGGCCATCCAGGCGACGATCGCCATCGGCTGGTCCGCCGTCAACACGTGGGTCATCCTGGACCTGATCATGGCCATGTTCGGCACGATCGGCTGGGTGGACCCCACCCAGCCCAACATGGCCTGGAAGATCGGCACGGCCGCCGTGATCATGGCGATCCAGGTCGCCATCTGCTACCGCGGCTACGGTGCCATCTCCAAGTTCGAGCGGCTGACCATGCCCCCGACCATCCTCGTGCTGGTCGCGATGTCCGTGGTCGCCTGGACCCAGCTGGACATCGACTGGTCCTACGTCGGCCCGCCGGGCGCCGTGCTGGAGGGCATGCCGCGCATCGCCGCCATGTCCTCGATCATGACCGCCATCGGCATCGGCTGGGGCATCGGCTGGTTCACCTACGCGCCGGACTACTCCCGGTTCGTCTCCCGCTCCGTCCCGCCAGTGAAGCTCTACCTCGTCAGCGTGCTCGGCCAGTTCATCCCCGTCGTCTGGCTCGGCGTCCTGGGCGCCAGCCTCGCCACCCGCAACGGCAGCGCCGACCCCGGCGAGCTGATCGTCTCCAGCTTCGGCGTCCTGGCGGTCCCCGTGATCCTGCTGGTCATCCACGGCCCGATCGCCACGAACATCATCAACCTGTACACCTTCGGCGTGGCCGTGCAGGCGCTGGACATCAACGTCTCCCGCAAGAAGATCTCCATCATCGTGGGCTGCCTGTCCATGTCCGCCGTCATCGCGTTCCTCTTCGCCTCGGACTTCGCCCACCTGCTCCACAACTGGATCATCGCCATCGCCGCCTGGGTGGCGACGTGGGGCGGCATCATGGCCGTGCACTACTTCGTCTTCGAACGCCGTCACCGGGACTTCTCCTACCTGTTCCACGCTCCGCGGAACACCATGCTCAAGGCCGTCAACCCGGCCGCGATGATCGCCTTCGCCGGCGGGATCGTCATGACGTGGATGTGCATGTACGGCTCCTTCCCGGCCCTGCAGGGCCCCATCGCCACCGCCGTCGGGGGGATCGACTTCTCCTGGCTGGCCGGCACGGTGACCGCCGCGGGCCTGTATTTCGTCCTCGGGCTGCGGAGGTTCCGCGACCGGATCGACGCCGGTGTCCCGCTGGGCCTGAAGCCCACGGTCAGCGACGAGGAGGCCGCCCTGCGCCAGGCGGTGGACGGCCCCCTCGAGGACGCCCCCGCGGTGCCGGCTGCCCCCGCCGCGCTCGCCGCGGAGGCACCCCTGGTGGCCGTGGCCGACGCCGGCCCGGGCGCCGGCGCGGGCGGCGCCCCGGGGGTCGAGGACCAGGCCGCGCCCTCCCGCGCGACCACCCCCCTCCCCTGA
- a CDS encoding BCCT family transporter, whose translation MPHRSHPPTDLTTDTTPRTEEPAPPAPGPDGSSPATGAERTVDLPRFRGRLIPQLDRVIIMVLPPVLIIAAVAAVTANPEGTAGLINRLRTFVTGGFTWWFVLYSLVAVVVCLWLCFSRLGRIRLGGPQARPEHSKFAWYSMLFACGQGIGLIFWSLAEPIMLREETPVIPTGANPGEGGLVWTYFHWGLTAWAMYCVVAICLAYSHHNLGKTLTFREATVDLLPARAQRPAGVVIELLAIIATVLGLATSFGFAAMQFSSGATNILPLEAGPGVWAIVIVALGGLTAVSAFLGVNKGMKRVSELNSILSIVLVVGVFALGPTVYILSNMSQTFGSFIAHFVPMSFWTGAETTGAPLAQWQDSWNGWWTVFIWCWVIAFSPFVAGFIARISRGRTIREFVLGVTIIPSLIVMVWVAVIGSAGIHYDNESGQISADVAEDTSTALFSMLEMVPWIGTLLVIVATVLVATYYVTSLDSGTYALAEFVSAPKKSGPWFRVVLVASIATVALVLLSIGGVNAVDTVQTGTIIGGFPFSFVIILMIINLVRRLKARDAETRRLEKEINDPEPRPEDAFCDEHGIPQVDPRRGVGPGTLVPPQDLDTHPRGRTAARPAREDTTP comes from the coding sequence ATGCCACACCGTTCCCATCCCCCCACGGACCTCACCACGGACACGACCCCCCGCACCGAGGAGCCGGCACCGCCGGCGCCCGGACCCGACGGGAGCTCCCCGGCCACGGGAGCCGAGCGCACCGTGGACCTCCCCCGCTTCCGGGGACGGCTCATCCCCCAGCTGGACCGGGTCATCATCATGGTCCTGCCGCCCGTGCTGATCATCGCCGCCGTCGCCGCGGTGACCGCGAACCCGGAGGGGACCGCGGGCCTGATCAACCGCCTGCGCACCTTCGTGACCGGCGGCTTCACCTGGTGGTTCGTGCTGTACTCGCTCGTCGCCGTGGTCGTCTGCCTGTGGCTGTGCTTCAGCCGGCTCGGCCGCATCCGCCTCGGCGGCCCCCAGGCCCGGCCCGAGCACAGCAAGTTCGCGTGGTACTCCATGCTCTTCGCCTGCGGCCAGGGCATCGGCCTGATCTTCTGGTCCCTCGCCGAGCCGATCATGCTGCGCGAGGAGACCCCCGTCATCCCCACCGGGGCCAATCCCGGCGAGGGCGGACTGGTCTGGACCTACTTCCACTGGGGCCTGACGGCCTGGGCCATGTACTGCGTCGTCGCCATCTGCCTCGCCTACTCCCACCACAACCTGGGCAAGACGCTCACGTTCCGGGAGGCGACCGTGGACCTGCTGCCGGCCCGCGCCCAGCGCCCGGCCGGCGTCGTGATCGAGCTGCTGGCCATCATCGCCACCGTGCTGGGCTTGGCCACCTCCTTCGGCTTCGCGGCCATGCAGTTCTCCTCCGGCGCCACGAACATCCTGCCGCTCGAGGCCGGCCCCGGCGTGTGGGCCATCGTCATCGTGGCCCTGGGCGGCCTCACCGCCGTCTCGGCGTTCCTGGGCGTCAACAAGGGCATGAAGCGGGTCAGCGAGCTGAACTCGATCCTCAGCATCGTCCTCGTGGTCGGCGTGTTCGCCCTCGGCCCCACCGTCTACATCCTGTCCAACATGTCCCAGACCTTCGGCTCCTTCATCGCCCACTTCGTGCCGATGAGCTTCTGGACCGGCGCCGAGACCACGGGTGCCCCGCTGGCCCAGTGGCAGGACAGCTGGAACGGCTGGTGGACCGTGTTCATCTGGTGCTGGGTCATCGCCTTCTCGCCCTTCGTGGCCGGCTTCATCGCCCGGATCTCCCGTGGCCGCACCATCCGCGAGTTCGTGCTCGGCGTGACGATCATCCCCTCCCTCATCGTCATGGTGTGGGTCGCCGTCATCGGCTCGGCCGGCATCCACTACGACAACGAGTCCGGGCAGATCTCCGCCGACGTCGCCGAGGACACCTCCACGGCGCTGTTCTCCATGCTCGAGATGGTCCCGTGGATCGGCACGCTGCTGGTGATCGTGGCGACCGTCCTGGTGGCCACCTACTACGTCACGAGCCTGGACTCCGGGACCTACGCCCTGGCCGAGTTCGTCTCCGCCCCCAAGAAGTCCGGGCCCTGGTTCCGCGTGGTGCTGGTGGCCAGCATTGCCACGGTCGCCCTCGTGCTGCTGTCCATCGGCGGCGTGAACGCCGTGGACACGGTCCAGACCGGCACGATCATCGGCGGGTTCCCGTTCTCCTTCGTGATCATCCTGATGATCATCAACCTCGTCCGCCGCCTGAAGGCCCGGGACGCCGAGACGCGCCGGCTCGAGAAGGAGATCAACGACCCGGAGCCGCGGCCCGAGGACGCGTTCTGCGACGAGCACGGCATCCCCCAGGTGGACCCGCGGCGCGGCGTGGGCCCCGGCACGCTCGTCCCCCCGCAGGACCTGGACACCCACCCCCGCGGCCGCACCGCCGCCCGCCCCGCCCGAGAGGACACCACCCCATGA
- a CDS encoding creatininase, whose amino-acid sequence MSTPQTTAAPGPSTAGEEVRLAHLDAHAYRDWAASGEATVIIPAGAFEQHGPHLPLGTDAILSTAIAEAMARRIGAKVAEPFTYGYKSQQKSGGGNHLAGTISLDATAVIAMTRCLVAGFLSQGIRNVVILNGHYENYQFLYEGVDLALADLGIGPGDDQCALLLSYWDFVTDETLATVYPQGFPGWAIEHGGVLETSLLLHLRPELVAMDRAVSHPPAEPPRFDRLPVVPGRTPATGCLSAPDGSDAAKGRLLFEQVVADLAADVAGELGAAVGPAGNASRATSAGPSAAAVGAGANMPVSAS is encoded by the coding sequence ATGAGCACCCCCCAGACCACCGCCGCCCCGGGCCCCTCCACCGCCGGGGAGGAGGTGCGGCTGGCCCACCTCGACGCCCACGCCTACCGGGACTGGGCGGCCTCCGGGGAGGCCACCGTCATCATCCCGGCCGGGGCGTTCGAGCAGCACGGCCCGCACCTGCCGCTGGGCACGGACGCGATCCTGTCCACCGCGATCGCCGAGGCCATGGCCCGGCGGATCGGGGCCAAGGTGGCCGAGCCGTTCACCTACGGGTACAAGTCGCAGCAGAAGTCCGGCGGCGGCAACCACCTGGCCGGCACCATCAGCCTGGACGCCACGGCGGTGATCGCCATGACCCGCTGCCTCGTGGCCGGGTTCCTGTCCCAGGGCATCCGGAACGTGGTGATCCTCAACGGCCACTACGAGAACTACCAGTTCCTCTACGAGGGCGTGGACCTGGCCCTGGCCGACCTCGGCATCGGCCCGGGCGACGACCAGTGCGCCCTGCTGCTGTCCTACTGGGACTTCGTCACGGACGAGACGCTCGCCACCGTCTACCCGCAGGGCTTCCCCGGCTGGGCGATCGAGCACGGCGGGGTCCTGGAGACCTCGCTGCTGCTGCACCTGCGCCCGGAGCTCGTGGCGATGGACCGCGCCGTGAGCCACCCGCCGGCCGAGCCCCCGCGGTTCGACCGCCTGCCCGTCGTGCCGGGCCGGACCCCGGCCACGGGCTGCCTGTCCGCCCCGGACGGCTCCGACGCCGCCAAGGGCCGCCTGCTGTTCGAGCAGGTGGTGGCCGACCTCGCGGCCGACGTCGCCGGGGAGCTGGGCGCCGCCGTCGGGCCCGCGGGGAACGCCTCGCGGGCCACCTCGGCAGGCCCCTCCGCGGCCGCCGTCGGGGCGGGCGCGAACATGCCCGTTTCCGCCTCTTGA
- a CDS encoding M24 family metallopeptidase — translation MTTIPANSVAELERLKTLHNGEKQQLTFSDAEFERRLAGLRQIMAAKGLDAVILTSYHGIKYYSDFLYTTFGRNYGLVVTQDQSVTVTANIDAGMPWRTSYGDNIVYTDWQRDNFYFGLQEALRRAGVSAKRIGVEDDALPLMVRQRIQDAFPGAELTDVSQDAMRQRMIKSAEEIEVIKHGARIGDLGGEAIKAAIREGITEYEVALIGTEAMVHEIARTFPHREVRDTWVWFQSGINTDGAHNWATTRKLQRGDILSLNCFPMTSGYYTALERTLFLGQPDEESLRLWNINVEVHRRGLELIKPGAVCKDIAAELNEIYIGYGLLPNRTFGYGHSFGVLSHYYGREAGLELREDIDTVLEPGMVVSMEPMITVADGLPGAGGYREHDILVVGEDGAENITKFGFGPENNIIDA, via the coding sequence ATGACGACCATCCCCGCCAACTCCGTCGCCGAGCTCGAGCGCCTGAAGACCCTCCACAACGGCGAGAAGCAGCAGCTGACCTTCTCGGACGCCGAGTTCGAGCGCCGCCTGGCCGGCCTGCGCCAGATCATGGCCGCCAAGGGCCTGGACGCGGTCATCCTGACCAGCTACCACGGCATCAAGTACTACTCGGACTTCCTCTACACCACCTTCGGCCGCAACTACGGCCTGGTCGTGACCCAGGACCAGTCCGTCACCGTCACTGCCAACATCGACGCGGGCATGCCGTGGCGCACCAGCTACGGCGACAACATCGTCTACACCGACTGGCAGCGCGACAACTTCTACTTCGGCCTGCAGGAGGCCCTGCGCCGCGCCGGCGTCTCGGCGAAGCGCATCGGCGTGGAGGACGACGCCCTGCCGCTGATGGTGCGCCAGCGCATCCAGGACGCCTTCCCGGGCGCCGAGCTCACCGACGTCTCCCAGGACGCCATGCGCCAGCGCATGATCAAGTCCGCCGAGGAGATCGAGGTCATCAAGCACGGTGCGCGCATCGGCGACCTGGGCGGCGAGGCCATCAAGGCCGCCATCCGCGAGGGCATCACCGAGTACGAGGTCGCCCTCATCGGCACCGAGGCCATGGTCCACGAGATCGCCCGCACCTTCCCGCACCGCGAGGTCCGCGACACCTGGGTGTGGTTCCAGTCCGGCATCAACACCGACGGCGCCCACAACTGGGCCACCACCCGCAAGCTGCAGCGCGGGGACATCCTGTCCCTGAACTGCTTCCCGATGACCTCCGGCTACTACACCGCCCTGGAGCGCACCCTGTTCCTCGGCCAGCCGGACGAGGAGAGCCTGCGCCTGTGGAACATCAACGTCGAGGTGCACCGCCGCGGCCTGGAGCTCATCAAGCCGGGCGCGGTCTGCAAGGACATCGCCGCCGAGCTCAACGAGATCTACATCGGCTACGGCCTGCTGCCCAACCGCACCTTCGGCTACGGCCACTCCTTCGGCGTCCTCTCGCACTACTACGGCCGCGAGGCCGGCCTGGAGCTGCGCGAGGACATCGACACCGTGCTCGAGCCGGGCATGGTCGTCTCCATGGAGCCGATGATCACCGTCGCCGACGGCCTGCCGGGCGCGGGCGGCTACCGTGAGCACGACATCCTGGTGGTCGGCGAGGACGGTGCCGAGAACATCACCAAGTTCGGCTTCGGCCCGGAGAACAACATCATCGACGCCTGA
- a CDS encoding IclR family transcriptional regulator, with amino-acid sequence MTPTSENGAENGARGASVIVNVLQVIRCFTVEEPLQGVTEIAARVGLHKSSVSRILATLEEEHVVERDEASRKYRLGLGLIAVAGPLLANLDVRRVAMDDLQALAERTGETAALAIWDGEAAVTVEQIPSRQQVKHTSVLGSRYATALSASVQAFLAAEDDERVRALLGSGRIQLGDGCGPEDYLALLADVRRNGYAVNRGRTAPDEVGVAAPVHDHRGCVVGAVLVAAPAYRVTDELVPRYAEDCRRAARRISARLGAVVPA; translated from the coding sequence ATGACCCCCACGTCCGAGAACGGCGCCGAGAACGGCGCCCGCGGAGCCTCCGTGATCGTCAACGTCCTGCAGGTGATCCGGTGCTTCACGGTCGAGGAGCCGCTGCAGGGCGTCACCGAGATCGCCGCGCGGGTGGGGCTGCACAAGTCCAGCGTCTCCCGCATCCTTGCCACGCTGGAGGAGGAACACGTGGTGGAGCGGGACGAGGCCTCCCGCAAGTACCGCCTGGGGCTCGGGCTGATCGCCGTCGCCGGCCCCCTGCTGGCGAACCTCGACGTGCGCCGCGTGGCCATGGACGACCTCCAGGCGCTGGCGGAGCGCACCGGAGAGACGGCGGCGCTGGCCATCTGGGACGGCGAGGCGGCCGTGACGGTCGAGCAGATCCCCAGCCGCCAGCAGGTCAAGCACACCTCCGTGCTGGGCAGCCGGTACGCCACCGCCCTCAGCGCGAGCGTCCAGGCCTTCCTCGCCGCCGAGGACGACGAGCGCGTGCGCGCGCTCCTGGGCTCCGGCCGCATCCAGCTCGGGGACGGCTGCGGCCCGGAGGACTACCTCGCGCTACTGGCGGACGTCCGCCGCAACGGGTACGCCGTCAACCGCGGGCGGACGGCCCCCGACGAGGTGGGCGTCGCCGCCCCCGTCCACGACCATCGCGGCTGCGTGGTCGGCGCCGTGCTCGTCGCCGCCCCCGCCTACCGGGTCACCGACGAGCTGGTCCCCCGGTACGCCGAGGACTGCCGCCGCGCCGCGCGGCGGATCTCGGCGCGGCTCGGGGCGGTCGTGCCGGCCTAG
- a CDS encoding GntR family transcriptional regulator produces the protein MAAGTRSRTGASAAEVATRIREAIFAGELVPNQRLVEADLAEAYGASRGHVRTALGELTVEGLVERIQNRGARVRSVPLEEALEIVEVRAAVEALCAARAAERVTDEQAERLRGIGRRMEDAVREGDQAAYAQGNKDLHGAVIGLADQRTAAATIDRLRAQAVRFQYRLSARPGRSQTSLPEHLAIIEAVCARDPEAAARAMREHLASVARAIAESARD, from the coding sequence GTGGCAGCCGGAACCCGATCCCGGACCGGGGCGAGCGCCGCGGAGGTGGCCACGCGCATCCGCGAGGCGATCTTCGCCGGGGAGCTGGTGCCGAACCAGCGGCTCGTGGAGGCGGACCTGGCCGAGGCCTACGGGGCCAGCCGGGGCCACGTGCGCACCGCGCTGGGCGAGCTCACCGTGGAGGGGCTCGTGGAGCGCATCCAGAACCGGGGCGCCCGCGTGCGGTCCGTGCCCCTCGAGGAGGCCCTGGAGATCGTGGAGGTGCGCGCCGCCGTCGAGGCCCTGTGCGCCGCCCGGGCGGCCGAGCGGGTCACCGACGAGCAGGCCGAGCGGCTGCGCGGGATCGGCCGCCGGATGGAGGACGCCGTGCGCGAGGGCGACCAGGCCGCCTACGCGCAGGGCAACAAGGACCTGCACGGCGCGGTGATCGGGCTGGCGGACCAGCGCACGGCGGCCGCGACGATCGACCGGCTGCGGGCGCAGGCGGTGCGCTTCCAGTACCGGCTCTCCGCCCGGCCGGGGCGGTCCCAGACGTCGTTGCCCGAGCACCTGGCGATCATCGAGGCCGTGTGCGCGCGGGACCCCGAGGCGGCGGCCCGGGCGATGCGGGAGCACCTGGCCTCGGTGGCCCGGGCGATCGCGGAGTCGGCGCGGGACTGA
- a CDS encoding 4-oxalomesaconate tautomerase yields MAPESPRAGTDHAGTTPPGATAPESGIRCMLMRGGTSKGLYVLAEDLPADPRERDALLLRLMGSPDPRQVDGLGGAHPLTSKVAVVSARPDGGVDYLFLQVAVDEALVTDRQNCGNILAGVGPFAIERGLVPAAEGTTTVRIHMVNTGSEAIATVSTPGGRVTYAGEAEIAGVPGTAAPVVLDHRDTAGSSCGALFPTGHRVDTLAGVEVTCVDNGMPVVVVEAAALGVDGTEDPAALEADAQLCAAVEAVRLEAGRAMGLGDVADATVPKVCLVSPARHGGTFGTRCFIPRRVHEAIGVFAAASAAVAWAVPGTVVAGMPGDHGTEQLRVEHPTGHTDLVVSVDPAGAPDGGPQVLVTGTVRTARKLMDGVAFA; encoded by the coding sequence ATGGCCCCCGAGAGCCCCCGGGCAGGGACCGACCACGCCGGGACCACCCCGCCCGGCGCCACTGCCCCGGAGTCGGGCATCCGCTGCATGCTGATGCGCGGCGGGACCTCCAAGGGACTGTACGTCCTGGCCGAGGACCTGCCGGCGGACCCCCGCGAGCGCGACGCCCTGCTGCTGCGCCTCATGGGCTCCCCGGACCCGCGCCAGGTCGACGGCCTCGGCGGGGCACACCCGCTGACCAGCAAGGTCGCGGTGGTCTCCGCCCGGCCCGACGGCGGCGTGGACTACCTCTTCCTCCAGGTCGCGGTGGACGAGGCGCTCGTGACGGACCGGCAGAACTGCGGCAACATCCTCGCCGGGGTGGGCCCCTTCGCGATCGAGCGCGGCCTGGTGCCCGCCGCGGAGGGGACGACGACGGTGCGCATCCACATGGTCAACACCGGATCCGAGGCGATCGCCACGGTCTCCACCCCCGGCGGCCGGGTCACCTACGCCGGCGAGGCGGAGATCGCCGGGGTGCCCGGCACCGCGGCGCCGGTGGTCCTGGACCACCGGGACACCGCCGGTTCCAGCTGCGGCGCCCTGTTCCCCACCGGCCACCGCGTCGACACCCTCGCCGGGGTGGAGGTGACGTGCGTGGACAACGGGATGCCCGTCGTCGTGGTGGAGGCCGCCGCGCTGGGCGTGGACGGCACCGAGGACCCGGCCGCGCTGGAGGCCGACGCCCAGCTGTGCGCCGCGGTCGAGGCGGTGCGGCTGGAGGCCGGCCGGGCCATGGGACTGGGCGACGTCGCGGACGCCACGGTGCCCAAGGTCTGCCTCGTCTCCCCCGCCCGCCACGGCGGCACGTTCGGCACCCGCTGCTTCATCCCGCGGCGCGTCCACGAGGCGATCGGCGTCTTCGCCGCGGCCTCGGCGGCGGTCGCGTGGGCCGTGCCCGGCACGGTCGTGGCCGGGATGCCGGGGGACCACGGCACGGAGCAGCTCCGGGTGGAGCATCCCACGGGGCACACGGACCTCGTGGTCTCGGTGGATCCTGCCGGGGCGCCCGACGGCGGCCCGCAGGTCCTCGTCACCGGCACCGTCCGCACGGCGCGCAAGCTGATGGACGGCGTGGCGTTCGCCTGA
- a CDS encoding hydroxymethylpyrimidine/phosphomethylpyrimidine kinase, producing MPTTDQYDVHAPALALTIAGSEATGGAGAQADLKTFQELGAFGMVALTCIVSFDPQDDWNHRFVPVDQDVIAHQLEAIQANYAGQLRTTKLGMMGSPSTIATVATALRSQDWDHVVLDPVLICKGQEPGHALDTDEALKAELLPLATFTTPNHFESEQLAGMAIETVEDLQEAARRIHEASGAAVLAKGGVRIAGPDAVDVYYDGETLEVLSTPKIGEHAVSGAGCSLAAAVTAELAKGATPLEAARRAKEFVTEGIRQRVAGNTPFDALWQGGLRRP from the coding sequence ATGCCCACGACTGACCAGTACGACGTGCACGCCCCCGCCCTCGCCCTGACGATCGCCGGGTCGGAGGCCACCGGCGGCGCCGGGGCCCAGGCCGACCTGAAGACCTTCCAGGAGCTCGGCGCCTTCGGCATGGTGGCCCTGACCTGCATCGTGTCCTTCGACCCGCAGGACGACTGGAACCACCGCTTCGTCCCCGTGGACCAGGACGTGATCGCCCACCAGCTGGAGGCCATCCAGGCCAACTACGCCGGGCAGTTGCGCACCACCAAGCTCGGCATGATGGGCTCCCCGAGCACCATCGCCACCGTGGCCACCGCCCTGCGCAGCCAGGACTGGGACCACGTGGTCCTGGACCCGGTGCTGATCTGCAAGGGACAGGAGCCCGGCCACGCCCTGGACACCGACGAGGCGCTCAAGGCGGAGCTGTTGCCGCTGGCCACCTTCACCACCCCGAACCACTTCGAGTCGGAGCAGCTCGCCGGGATGGCCATCGAGACGGTCGAGGACCTGCAGGAGGCGGCCCGCCGCATCCACGAGGCCTCGGGTGCCGCCGTGCTGGCCAAGGGCGGCGTGCGCATCGCCGGGCCGGACGCCGTGGACGTCTACTACGACGGCGAGACCCTCGAGGTCCTGTCCACGCCCAAGATCGGCGAGCACGCCGTGTCCGGGGCCGGCTGCTCGCTCGCGGCCGCCGTGACCGCCGAGCTGGCCAAGGGGGCCACGCCCCTCGAGGCCGCCCGCCGGGCCAAGGAGTTCGTCACGGAGGGCATCCGGCAGCGCGTCGCTGGCAACACCCCCTTCGACGCCCTGTGGCAGGGCGGCCTGCGCCGCCCCTGA
- a CDS encoding DsbA family protein, which yields MKIEIFSDVACPWCYIGKRRFETALAAFEHRDEVEVEWKSFQLDPTLPEHDDRREVDYLAEVKGLPREQVTQMLAHVGEQARGEGLSYDFENLVVANSWRAHRLVQRAKAVSPEAAAALEEELFRAHFEQGLDIGDEQVLARLGTAAGLTDEQVREAFTDAQWEAAVKQDLAAARALGVSGVPFFVLDRRYGISGAQPAELFAQALEQAWAESRPLQMVRPAGAGTGPDGDAGPTGQACGPEGCD from the coding sequence GTGAAGATCGAGATTTTCTCTGACGTGGCGTGCCCGTGGTGCTACATCGGCAAGCGGCGGTTCGAGACGGCCCTGGCCGCCTTCGAGCACCGCGACGAGGTCGAGGTGGAGTGGAAGAGCTTCCAGCTGGACCCCACCCTGCCGGAGCACGACGACCGGCGCGAGGTCGACTACCTCGCCGAGGTCAAGGGCCTGCCGCGCGAGCAGGTGACGCAGATGCTCGCGCACGTCGGCGAGCAGGCCCGCGGCGAGGGGCTGTCCTACGACTTCGAGAACCTCGTGGTCGCCAACTCCTGGCGGGCGCACCGGCTGGTCCAGCGCGCCAAGGCCGTGTCCCCCGAGGCCGCCGCGGCGCTCGAGGAGGAGCTGTTCCGCGCGCACTTCGAGCAGGGCCTGGACATCGGCGACGAGCAGGTCCTCGCCCGCCTCGGCACCGCGGCCGGGCTGACGGACGAGCAGGTCCGCGAGGCGTTCACGGACGCGCAGTGGGAGGCCGCGGTCAAGCAGGACCTCGCCGCGGCGCGGGCGCTCGGCGTCAGCGGCGTGCCGTTCTTCGTCCTCGACCGCAGGTACGGCATCTCCGGGGCACAGCCGGCCGAGCTCTTCGCCCAGGCCCTCGAGCAGGCCTGGGCCGAGTCCCGCCCGCTGCAGATGGTGCGGCCCGCGGGTGCCGGCACCGGTCCCGACGGCGACGCCGGGCCCACCGGGCAGGCCTGCGGCCCCGAGGGCTGCGACTGA